In the genome of Rhineura floridana isolate rRhiFlo1 chromosome 10, rRhiFlo1.hap2, whole genome shotgun sequence, the window AACAttgcaaaatggcaaatgcatatGAATAGCCATGAAGTCGATTTGCATATCATAGGACTGTATTATAGAATAGGTAGTAGAGGGAAAAAATGTGTATGTAAAGTTATTAGGCATCCACAGTAAATGCTTTCAAAACCTTGATATTGCAGCTATTTTGCATTGCAGCCATTTATATGAAAACGGTTAAAAAGCTACATGATTGATTTAAAAGACTGCAAAATATAGTGTTAATAGGGCCTTCCCTGATTTGCTCATATTCTTCTTAGTGGTGATATGAAATACATACGAAATATATTTTACAGTTgcttttttgattttttttaaagataatttaacaaAATAAAGAGTTTGAAAGAGATTGAGGGGAAACAATCTTATACTGACTGTAAATATTACAATTCATAGCATGGCAATTTATTACTACGTAAAGCTGTGCTGTTCTATAGTTTGAATGTTCAGTTGTTGTTTGCACAACATTTAAAACAGAGTTTAGTCATTCAGTGATTTGCCACTCAGTATAATATGCATTTGTAGCATGCTGAATatgcaaaattaaaaacatacaaaccataataaataaaattaaagggcAAATAACTGACTTCAGGACCTTACAAAAACAAACCTTTTTCTTAACACCAAGTAAGGGTTGATACTCAGTTTCATATAGAAAAGAAATCATGAAAGTACTTGGCAATAGAAGGAAATACCTATTCAGTCTGCTGTCTGTAGGTCTTGTGGGAGGGATATGGAATCCATAGTTCATTGGCACTTGGCACATGAGTTTTAAAATCTTGCCCCCATTTCCATATATTTTTTCTACACACAGGCCTAATTTAGATTAGGAGCTAATGGCCTGTATCTTTTTATGGCAGGAAAAAAGTAGAGAATGTGAGTTTCTTAACCTAGACTCTAGCTACTAGACGCATATAAAAACAGAGTGgcttaaattgattttttaagcACAGCTCCTGTTTTCCTTTTAAATACCCAAACAGTTTAAAGTAGAAATTTGTAATAATAATAGGATTGGGATCAAGGAACCTTAATGTCAAACTTGGGTCCACTGTGAATTAAAGAAGATGAGTCATTAAAATCTTTTTGTTGGGAAAGAGGCGGAGGTGAAGAGAATCATGCTGGAAATGCTGACACAAACCCATAACAGTAGCAGCTATGCCAGAGATTACTTTAATTCTAAAAGCAAATGTGTTTTTACATTAAGTGAGAAAGTCGTGgagaaaaacaataacaatatatgcgaggaatgtttatatttttaaaagacctCTTTATTTCCTAAATAAAGCAATGCGTTTAAATATTGATTATGTATATGACTTCTTGGAAATGTGTTACTCCTGGAGAAAAAGGTGGAGTTTGCCAGAGGCACTCTGGCATGCTttgctgaaggggggggggatgagattGCTAGCTCCATTTAACCATTTCTCCCCTGCGGTTGTTATTGATGGAAAGAtaacaaaaggggggggagaagaacagCTGATAGTGCTGGAGGAGTAGCTGCTAGCATAACGAAAGCAAGTGTAGAGTGCAAAAAGAGAAGGAACAGAAAAGCAGATAAAAATAGTTGGAGAAAAACCTAAGGCAGGGAAAATAtctttttcaagaaaaaaaatcattttaaaaaattggacaAATGCTTAGTAAAGCAGATAGGAGAACATACTTGGCCCATCCTGTAGTGCTGGCTGGGGTGACTTataataaaatcatgcatggttaCATAAAAGTGGGGATGGCGGGGGGTGGCAATGTAAGCGTGCTGCAGGAAGCATTCATTTCTGAAAACGGCATGCAATTCTAAATTGcttcttttcccccctctctttttctgcCTCCTTCAAGAATATCTCAGAATCAGAGGCTGCAGTCCTTTACCCATttacctggagtaaacctcattggactcagtggggcttacgtctgagtagacatgtataaaattTCACTGTAAAGAAACTGGAACTGTTTCATGCACCAAGTCCAAAGGGAAAATAAGCACGGACTCGTTCAAATTCAGATATATAATTTTTTGGAATATGAACACATTCACTGCTCCCATAATTATTGGGGTCAGAAACTGTTTCTCTGAGCTCCCTCACACCTGAGCAAAAGTTGCTTAAGTTAGGAATCGCCAGACACTTTGACTGATTCCATTTCTTCATTGTGACAGCAGCTCCCATCTTCAAAGTATCCCCACGTGCACATGGCATTCTGATCAATATGACAAAAATCCTTTCTTCAGTAAACATCAGCATATTatcaagcagaaagcagagatacCTGTGGATAGGGATAAAAGTGAAATGTTGACATTTCTGCCTGTTCAACAAAACTCACAGAAATGCACCTACTGCATCTGAAATGCTGgtgtggattccccccccccttccctatCAGCCTAACCTTCTGTGTTGATACATGAATGCTGGTACCCACTTACAGGGATGCCAGATGATCAGTGCAAAATGAAGGTCCCAGGAGAAAAGATCACATGGTTTTCTCTGCCCTGTGACGTCACCGGCAGATGGCATGGGTACCAGCTCTGGCAGTTGGCATCAATGTCACTTTTTAGAGATCAATGAGATAGTGCAGATATACACAGATCTAGACTCCAGGAGACGATGCGACATTCAGATTGAAAAGGTTTGGAAGATAAAAATGAAAACTGATTATTGAAAGATTTGTTTAAGGCCAAGGTAATGCCAATATTTTTTTATGTATATCTATATAATATTTAATTGAGACTGCTTAGTGTGTATGCAAGTAGGTTAAAGATACAGGTTACAAAGCCTTGTGTTTTATGACTGCTGTGTTTGCCGCTTCTTCTGTTTTCATGTTTCTTAAATGTTGTTGCATACTTTCACTAATTATGTAATACTCCACGAGTGCCGGGAACAATACTCAGAGAGTTGAATCTTTTGATGAGGGGcttactttagttttctttaaaaaacacacaacccaAACTGTATCTGTTTAAAAGTCTCTCACCTCCTTGTTTGTGAATTTTCATTTGTGTACTTGTTTGTCAATTTGAGAATCCTGAAATATGCTGCTTGAAAAGTAACTACAGGGGCAGAAACAATGCGAAGAGAAGCAatttgtcccccccccttttcattcTGGATTCTGAACACACGTGCGCAATTGCAGTCAGAATCCACAGACCATTCCTGTCAGTTATTAGCTGGAGGGAAACGTCTGTTCCTTGAAGAACACATATGCTGCAATCGAGTGTGATGAGGTTTAGCTTtgctactgattttttttaattaaaaaaggaaaatactagttaattttaaaattggaaaaaaatgtttCCGATTTCCCCCACTTCCTTAAAATAAAGATAGAGAGAGTGATTTATTGCCTAACCCTTTCCGTGAATATGTTTGGTATTTACACTATCCTGCTTTTAATAGGAAAGAAATAATCCACGTATCACACATTTTCATACCGATCGTTAGAAAAAGCCTCTCTTCGCTTTAATTAAGTCACTGAATGATTCATTTGCCTTTTACCCATTCTAATTCTTTCAGTCAATTCGGACATGATTGTGATGATTTGTAAAGGAATATGtgcaaacaatttaaaataaaaacttaaaGGTATTTTTTCTGACAGCTaacatgcattttaatttttaatacatTATCATGTCTCATTTCATACTTTAGAATACTTGAATAGTTGAAATTATgcatttaaaaattgctttttatTAATTCCATATTTTTAGGTGTTGTGAAcatttgtgcttttttaaaaaataataaaaataaataagggaaCAGCGTTGATTTTAAATTTAACTTTTCTTGGTGTTTCTTAATTGCCAGTGTTTTTCTTCTGATAGTTATACTGCATTCTTAATGTATACTTTTGGACCAAATCAATTCATAAATATAGCAGGTGATATCAATAATTTGCTGTACTTCTTAGAGGTATGAGGGTGTGTATACACCCCCCATATGCACACTATATTTGCAATACTAGTAATTACATGAAAACTTACTAAAAATCTGTATATTTTCACAAATGGATACCTTTAAAACCTTGTGCTGGCATTCTTTCAGGTCACATAAGATTGTAACGCCATGTTAACGCTACCGTTTGATGAATCTGTTGTAATGCCTGAGTCCCAGATGTGCAGAAAGTTTTCCAGAGAAAGTGAGGACCAGAAGCAAATCAAGAAGCCAGAATGCTTTACAAAGCAGATTACACACCAAGGAAAAAGTATTAAAAGATCTATGGCAGAAGATACAGAAAAAGAGGAGGCAGAAGATGATCGAGAGGAAGAAGATGAAAATGGTTTACCCAGGAGGAGGGGCCTTCGGAAAAAAAAGACGACCAAGATGAGAGTGGAGAGGGTCAAATTCAGGCGACAAGAAGCTAATGCAAGAGAAAGAAATAGAATGCATGGCCTCAACGATGCTCTGGACAGTTTAAGGAAAGTAGTCCCTTGTTATTCCAAAACACAAAAATTGTCTAAAATAGAAACTTTGAGACTGGCCAAAAATTACATATGGGCTCTTTCTGAAATTTTACGAATTGGCAAGAGGCCTGATCTGCTGACATTTGTCCAAAATTTGTGCAAAGGTCTCTCTCAGCCAACAACAAACTTGGTGGCGGGATGCCTACAACTGAACGCAAGAAGTTTCTTGATGGGTCAGACAGGGGAAACAGCCCATCATGCCAGATCTCCCTACTCCACCTTCTATCCTCCCTACCACAGCCCAGAGCTGGGCACTCCCCCAGGTCACGGAACACTTGACAATTCCAAGACCATGAAACCGTACAATTATTGCAGCACTTACGAGTCTTTCTACGAAAGCACTTCTCCTGAGTGTTCTAGCCCACAGTTTGAAGGTCCCTTAAGTCCTCCCCCAATTAACTATAATGGGATATTTTCCCTCAAGCAAGAAGAATCTTTGGACTATGGCAAAAACTACAATTATGGCATGCATTATTGTGCAGTGCCACCCAGGGGTCCCCTTGGGCAGAGTTCTGTATTCAGGTTGCCCACCGAGAGCCACTTCCCTTATGACTTACATCTGCGCAGCCAGTCTCTCTCCATGCAAGATGAATTAAATGCAGTTTTTCATAATTAATGaggaaagtaaaaaaataaacagtGGTCATTTACCTCTCCATCTAATTAAGATAAAGCTGATGCTTGCACCCATCTAATCGGTGCAACTCTATTTAAAAAGTGTTTGCTAGGTTCTAAAGTGTGTCAACTATTGTGGGACTTTTTTAAATTTCTATgtactaacaataataataaataattttacttATCAGTATTTAATTCCATACGGAACTTGGTACGCACTGTGAAATTCTGTTTTAATTGGATTTCTTAAgttttttccctttctctcctGTTTGTTCAATTTTGTCAAACAGTGTGACTAAATAAAATTGTTGAGCCAAGAAATGCACACTGTATAAAGTCTGCAACAGTATTTTGATTGTACAGTAACTATACCAATGCATGCTACTCAAATCAGATGAGTAAAAAATGATGTATTTATAATGATTAGAAATTATATATTATGTAATAGGGAAGAGGTGAATTTTTAAACTCTCCTGAATTGTTTTGTTTAAGAAAAAGTGTCACAGGCATCATGAGACTCAGTGGAGATGGTGCAGCAATATTTTAAGCtatgcaacaacaaaaatcaaaAGAAAGTGCATCTAAATAGAATGTGTGGTAATCATTCAGCTTAAAATTTGAAACATTTGCTGGCAGGGGCTACCTATTATTTTTGAAAGTTTTTTGTCGCAATTTTGCATCCACCACTTTACTATAAAAATCATATGCTATCTGCACTTCTTTTGTATTGTTCCCCCTTCATATGTAAAGTTTGTTAGAATGTACAACTGTGGTTTTCATTACTTATTTTCAGTGCAATTAAAACATAAATGTTTTCAACATCATCCTCTATGATATAACATCAGCTATGACATAGTAGTACAATTTGATCATATCACTGGACATGTGGTAccttgttatttttgtggagtatTATTATATCCATACTGTCTAGGGTGTTAATGTGGCACAAACAAAAATTGACCTCAAAATTTGTTCCGCTAAAATAAATGTCCCCAGTATAAGCATTTAGGATTGGAATGCTGAGGTTTGATGTTAGACGTAAATATTATATCTCCAAATTCAAAAGCACACATGAAGAGAGTAGAGAGAACTGAACTGAGAAGTTGGCACTAAAAATGTTCATGTGGAAGCCCCTGTGGGCTACAGGGCTATTACTGTGCAAGGTCTATTCATGCTGAACTTGGTAAATTGTTCACAGAAATTCAGTGCAGGATTTAAGATACAGCAGATTAACTTCAAGTTTACAGTCTTTAATATTCTTGATCTATACTCaggaataattttaaaaatttgattAAATGAAATCTGAGGATGGAAAAAATTCCTTTTCTACAAAATATTTAATTGAGGTTTGGCAAACATTCTGTCGCTCATTGATTTTTGTTTCTAGGGTTCATAAAAAGCCGCATGAAGAGAGTGTGTAAAGATAAGATTTTATTGCAGGGTGCCGAAAAACAAGTTTTAAAATCATAAATACCTCTGATTTTGTGACACTTTCAGCCTGATTCCACCGTCAAAGTAATTTATCCAGAATTAAGTCTGATTTCAGGAGAGCTTGCTTTCaaataagtgtgcttaggatcaaTGGCTTTATTTATGTAGGTAGTGTTTCATCTCAAAGTGGCCAAATCTATTCTACCTGAGTGGTGTTCCCAAGAACACAAGATAAGAGATGCAAGTATTTCTCTGGGCTTATTTGGGCTTATATGGTGTGCTTTACATCCATATTATTTGACACATAGTTTTAGAAAAAGAATATGTAGTCCTGCTTCTCCACTTGGGAGAGCCATTTTCACTGAAATTGTGTAGGGAGATCCTAAATTTGATCTTAGAATGCAGCCTATCAGCCATATaagccatgggctcctgctgggaggaagggcgggatacaaatcaaatcaaatcaaatataaGCAGCCTAGAAGGGACTCAATGGATCTCTTTTTGCTCCTTCTCTGGGCCTTCAAAAATGGGTGGGGGTAGTTATCCAGCACCTGGCAGGCCATAATATGTGGCTGGTATGTTGCAGCTTGCTTGGTGGCTCACAAGCAGCGCATGCCTGAGTTTGTATATTTTGCAAGTGATCACTTCACACTGCAGTCAACAAGTGATGAATATACAAATGTTAACAGGTCCTCCATGTGAAGAGGACAGTAGCTTAAAAGCATTCAAGACTTCAGCTTGATAAGTTAAACTGAAGCTATCTTTCATGGGAAGAGGAGTGAGCTAACAGTTCAGTGACAGAGTGCATGTGGAAAGCTCAGCCCCTGGCATCACCACTGGAAAGGAGATTAGGTTATTGGCAGACCTGAGATTTTGGAGcgttgctgccagtcaaagtagaccaATGATCTGTCTCCATATAAGACAAGTTCGTATGTGTTTGAAAAGCTCATTGTTTAAAATTTCAGCAATCTGACATGGCTAAGTCTTGAAGTGGCAGCACAGGGAtgttgttttgctgtttttatgCAACAATTGTAAGCACGAACTTTCTTAAatttgcccactccagccttgaAAATCACAATGGATGGTCTCCTTTGAGGTTGGCTAATTCTTACTCCTAGACACTCTAGAGGTAAATCTTGCATTTGGAAGATTTGTGTCTCTCAACTACTAGAAGTTTGGGGAACACtaaaaatataggaagctgccttataccaggttgaTCTCGCCCAATATTATTTATATGGCTAGAATCAGCTCTCCAAGGTTGAAAGCAGAGGGTCACATTGTGTGCTACTACCTTATCCTTTTAACTGGAAGTGCCAGAGATTGAACAGGAGACCTTCTTTATGCTTTTTGCTTTAACTTGGCttcctgcattaagcaaggggttggacttgatgaccttataggccacttctaactctactattctataattctgcaTGCACAGTGTGTGCTCTATGCACTGAGTTATGCCCCCCCATATAGTTCACATACACTACAAAGTACGATCCCTCTCAAAACCTTTAAAGAATATGGATGCTGCTACCCACAGGAACTGACTTGATGGTATTTGCAGCTTGTGCTGATATgacagttttgtgtgtgtttccttCATGCTTTTTCCTGAAGTCTATGTTCTGCTCCAAATACCTGCTGGTGAAATAAGCTAAACCAGTAGTTTAACCGGGAGATGAGAGAGCATGAGCTGTCTGGAGAGAGTTGCTAAGCAGGATGTATGCTCAAAAATGAGGGGTGCACGTGCATGTAAATCTGACTAATACAGAGCTGTAGAACAAAGGACATCTGCCATTACTATTGGATGACTTATCAATGCATTTAATAAGGTGCACTGCTTGTTACTTCATGAAGTACTGGGCAATATTTGACCATGGTCAAATAAAAGGTAATCAGTTGACCAACCAAAGTATGAGCCAACTCTACAGAGGTGCAACTattcacatttttttcttaatagtaAAGGGAATTTATTATGGCAATTGATGCAGAGCTGGTCATCAAGTAAAAGATGATAAAGGTCTCTTATAGCCAGTAGCACCATTTCAGattgggagtggggaggagaTTCAGCCTGACCTTGTGAGCATACTTACATAAAGCATTAGATTACTGTGATGCTTTCTAGGTAGGCtttctttgaagacagtttggaaactgactAGGTTTGCctcttttaaaacaacttaatTGGCTCTTTCCAAGCTCAGGTCAAAGTACTGGTACTCACCTTTAAAGCCTTCCATGGCTGAACCTACATATCTGTTGATTTGGTTTCTCCTATACTAGCCTGCCCACTTAATGATGTGGTCATCACAGAGTCTTCTCCAAGTGCCCCCAGCTTCTGAAGTATGGTGGATAATGCCTGGGAAGAGAACCTTCTCACTGGTGGATACTTTTGGAATGTCCTCCCTAGGGAGGTTCTCCTGGAGGCTAGTCTGATGTCAtttctgatttttaataaatatttatactAGTTTAGGTAAACTGCTTAgagctttttgtgttttttaaatgaagtagTCTGTACATTttgctaaataaaaaaaaaaaatcattggcaGGCAAAGACCTCTTTATTTTCCCCAGCCTATGAATCTTTTAAGCAGACAAGAGGGTCTATGTTTTATTCGACAGTGCTGTCTTAGTTTAGGCTATTatgttttgctgtttttttttttcattcatgTTGACTGACCTAGTGGCATCACATGCAGAATATAATTCTAGAAATAGATGGATAGGTAGGTAGAAAGAGGCTGGATAGCAGTATTTTGTAATATTAACAACATAGGAAAAACAGATGCCCCTTTGAAGCAAAGGCATATGTGCTTTTGTGCCAAGGGCTGGTGAGACATGTATGTGCTGCTGAAGCAAATGGTCTAAAAACAATAGGGCAGGAGAACTTCCCTCAAATGTCTTCTAAAGGATTTATCTAAGGATCAATGGTATCCTTGTATTTACAGGCCAGGGAAGAGCCTCCTGGAAAAAAGAGAGACTTAAGTGCAGGAGAGGGCTCCATCTCAAAAACAAGGTGCAAAACTGTCTATTCCAACTGCCACTGGGCAGGCAagacagagcagatgctctagaaGACTTGCCCTTCTTGTTACTTGGCTTACTTATGATGATCTATGCATGTAAAATATAACTTTCCATATATTCAGAATGAGCTAGGGTTGGCTTGTTTTTGCCTGTCACCATtctctccctcctttttaaaaaggcaaccaATCTTAGAATGGATTCTCATTATCTAGTTATTTTTACATAAGTTGTACAAGTTCTAGGTGGCAATTactataaaaatgcataaaattgaTATGCAGTATAAAAAAGATATAATaactaaaatcaaattaaaatcctACAAAGAGTTCTCACGTTATTTATAGTGTGCCATCGCTGTGTTTAATACCTGTACAGCAACTTTGTGCAGCACTGACAGGATGTGTCAAATGCCTGCCTATTTGCCAGGGGGAGCCACAAACTGAGAGGAGAAAACCACTCCCATATATGATGTTAGGTAAGCACACTCTGATACAGAGCTACTATGTTGATCAAGAAACTGCTGGTTTTAAGGATGCCATGTGCTCTGAATAGTGGCTACTTTTACATGTGCAAAAAGTGTGGGAGTCTCCTAGCCCTTGCACACAAAGGCACACACTTGCATGAATTCAGTCACAGCACAGCAAGACAGAAGCCATGTCCATGGGTCCTCCTTTCACGTGACTGGAATCGTGATGGGAGAAGGTCTGTGCTTGTTGGCACCAGCTCCTCTATTGCATTCCCAACATCC includes:
- the NEUROD6 gene encoding neurogenic differentiation factor 6, whose amino-acid sequence is MLTLPFDESVVMPESQMCRKFSRESEDQKQIKKPECFTKQITHQGKSIKRSMAEDTEKEEAEDDREEEDENGLPRRRGLRKKKTTKMRVERVKFRRQEANARERNRMHGLNDALDSLRKVVPCYSKTQKLSKIETLRLAKNYIWALSEILRIGKRPDLLTFVQNLCKGLSQPTTNLVAGCLQLNARSFLMGQTGETAHHARSPYSTFYPPYHSPELGTPPGHGTLDNSKTMKPYNYCSTYESFYESTSPECSSPQFEGPLSPPPINYNGIFSLKQEESLDYGKNYNYGMHYCAVPPRGPLGQSSVFRLPTESHFPYDLHLRSQSLSMQDELNAVFHN